The Shewanella zhangzhouensis genome has a window encoding:
- the secA gene encoding preprotein translocase subunit SecA — MFGNLLTKIFGSRNDRTLKQLGKVVVKINALEAEYEKLSDEELKAKTAEFKARLEKGDTLNELMAEAFATVREASKRVFEMRHFDVQLMGGMVLDSNRIAEMRTGEGKTLTATLPAYLNALTGKGVHVITVNDYLARRDAENNRPLFEFLGMSVGVNVAGLSHADKKAAYDADITYGTNNEFGFDYLRDNMAFSPNDRVQRPLHYALIDEVDSILIDEARTPLIISGAAEDSSELYMRVNKLIPSLIRQEKEDSEEFVGEGDYSIDEKARQVHMTERGQEKVEQLLTEAGLLAEGDSLYSAANISLLHHVNAALRAHTLFEKDVDYVVQNNEVVIVDEHTGRTMPGRRWSEGLHQAVEAKEGVRIQNENQTLASITFQNYFRLYEKLAGMTGTADTEAFEFQHIYGLDTVVVPTNRPMVRKDMPDLVYLTAREKYQAIITDIKDCRERGQPVLVGTVSIEQSELLSRLLNQDKIPHQVLNAKFHEKEAEIVAQAGRSGAVTVATNMAGRGTDIVLGGNWKSEIEALENPTEADIANIRADWEVRHNAVVEAGGLHILGTERHESRRIDNQLRGRSGRQGDPGSSRFYLSMEDNLMRIFASERVANMMKKLGMEEGEAIEHPWVTRAIENAQRKVEARNFDIRKQLLEFDDVANDQRQVVYAQRNELMDAESIEDTIKNIQADVVDGVISQYIPPQSVEELWDVPGLEDRLAKEFGLQLPVQEWLDKEDDLHEETLRERIVDTWRQAYDAKEQMVGTPVLRQFEKAVMLQTLDGLWKEHLAAMDHLRQGIHLRGYAQKNPKQEYKRESFELFQQMLETLKHDVISILSKVQVQAQSDVDEMEARRREEEARIQREYQHAEAESMASDNSELADMASHVPVVRDGEKVGRNDPCPCGSGKKYKQCHGKLT; from the coding sequence ATGTTTGGTAATTTACTGACAAAAATTTTTGGTAGCCGTAACGACCGCACCCTGAAACAACTGGGCAAGGTCGTAGTAAAAATTAACGCATTGGAAGCGGAATACGAGAAGCTTTCCGATGAGGAACTCAAGGCCAAAACGGCCGAGTTCAAGGCCCGCCTCGAAAAGGGCGACACTCTCAATGAGCTGATGGCTGAAGCCTTTGCCACTGTTCGTGAAGCATCCAAACGCGTATTTGAGATGCGCCACTTCGACGTGCAGCTGATGGGCGGTATGGTGCTGGACAGTAACCGCATCGCCGAGATGCGCACCGGTGAAGGTAAAACTCTGACCGCCACACTGCCTGCTTACCTCAATGCCCTGACCGGTAAAGGGGTGCACGTGATCACGGTGAACGACTATCTGGCTCGCCGCGACGCAGAGAACAACCGCCCACTGTTTGAATTCCTCGGTATGTCTGTCGGTGTAAACGTGGCTGGTTTGAGCCACGCCGACAAAAAAGCCGCCTACGATGCCGATATCACTTACGGCACCAACAACGAATTTGGTTTTGACTACCTGCGCGACAACATGGCGTTTTCGCCAAACGATCGCGTCCAGCGTCCACTGCACTATGCCCTGATTGACGAAGTGGACTCCATTCTTATCGATGAAGCCCGTACGCCACTGATCATCTCCGGCGCCGCTGAAGACAGCTCTGAACTTTACATGCGGGTCAATAAACTGATCCCAAGCCTTATCCGTCAGGAAAAGGAAGACAGCGAAGAGTTCGTGGGTGAGGGTGACTACTCCATCGATGAGAAGGCCCGTCAGGTGCACATGACCGAGCGCGGTCAGGAAAAGGTTGAGCAACTGCTGACCGAAGCTGGCCTGCTTGCCGAAGGTGACTCCCTGTATTCAGCAGCGAATATTTCCTTGCTGCACCATGTTAACGCGGCCCTGCGTGCCCATACCCTGTTCGAAAAGGACGTGGATTATGTGGTGCAAAATAATGAAGTGGTTATCGTGGATGAGCACACCGGTCGTACCATGCCGGGCCGTCGCTGGTCTGAAGGTCTGCACCAGGCGGTTGAAGCCAAAGAAGGCGTGCGCATTCAGAACGAAAACCAGACGCTCGCCTCCATTACCTTTCAGAACTACTTCCGTTTGTACGAGAAGCTTGCCGGTATGACGGGTACTGCCGATACCGAAGCGTTCGAATTCCAGCACATTTATGGTTTGGATACCGTGGTGGTGCCAACCAACCGCCCTATGGTGCGTAAAGATATGCCGGATCTGGTATACCTCACTGCCCGTGAAAAATACCAGGCCATCATCACCGACATCAAAGATTGCCGTGAGCGCGGTCAGCCTGTGCTGGTGGGTACCGTTTCCATTGAGCAGTCAGAGCTGCTGTCGCGTTTGCTGAACCAGGATAAAATCCCCCATCAGGTACTGAACGCCAAATTCCACGAGAAAGAGGCGGAAATTGTGGCCCAGGCGGGTCGCAGTGGTGCCGTGACCGTGGCTACCAACATGGCCGGTCGTGGTACTGACATTGTGCTGGGTGGCAACTGGAAGTCAGAAATTGAGGCGTTGGAAAACCCAACTGAAGCCGACATCGCCAACATCCGCGCCGATTGGGAAGTTCGCCATAACGCCGTGGTTGAAGCCGGTGGTCTGCACATTCTGGGTACCGAGCGCCACGAATCTCGCCGTATCGACAACCAGCTGCGTGGTCGCTCAGGTCGTCAGGGCGATCCGGGTTCATCTCGCTTCTATCTGTCGATGGAAGACAACCTGATGCGCATCTTCGCGTCTGAGCGCGTTGCCAACATGATGAAGAAGCTGGGCATGGAAGAGGGCGAAGCCATTGAGCACCCATGGGTGACCCGTGCCATTGAAAACGCTCAGCGTAAAGTAGAAGCACGTAACTTCGATATCCGTAAGCAACTGCTCGAGTTTGATGACGTAGCCAACGACCAGCGTCAGGTTGTTTACGCCCAGCGTAACGAGCTGATGGATGCCGAAAGCATCGAAGATACGATCAAGAACATCCAGGCCGATGTGGTTGACGGCGTAATCAGCCAATATATTCCACCTCAGTCAGTGGAAGAACTGTGGGATGTGCCGGGTCTGGAAGATCGCCTTGCCAAAGAGTTTGGTCTGCAATTGCCTGTGCAGGAATGGTTGGATAAAGAAGACGACCTGCACGAAGAGACCCTGCGTGAGCGTATCGTGGATACCTGGCGCCAGGCGTACGATGCCAAAGAGCAAATGGTGGGCACGCCGGTACTTCGCCAGTTCGAAAAAGCCGTGATGCTGCAAACCCTCGATGGTCTGTGGAAGGAGCACCTCGCCGCCATGGATCACCTGCGTCAGGGTATCCACCTGCGTGGCTATGCGCAAAAGAACCCCAAGCAGGAATATAAGCGTGAGTCCTTTGAGCTGTTCCAGCAAATGCTGGAAACCTTAAAGCACGATGTTATTTCTATTCTGTCCAAGGTGCAGGTGCAGGCTCAGTCTGATGTAGACGAAATGGAAGCCCGTCGCCGTGAAGAAGAAGCGCGTATTCAGCGCGAGTATCAACACGCCGAAGCCGAGTCCATGGCAAGTGATAACAGTGAGCTTGCCGATATGGCATCTCATGTTCCTGTGGTGCGCGACGGTGAGAAAGTTGGCCGTAACGATCCTTGCCCCTGTGGCTCAGGTAAAAAGTACAAACAGTGCCACGGTAAGTTGACCTGA